The nucleotide sequence GTCCCCGGCGACGTCCCGCCGGCGTCCGGCCGCCGGGCCGCGCCGGATGCGCCGGCCGAGCGCCCTGCCGCTCCCGACGCCCCGACCGGCCGCCGTGCCACCGCAGACCCCCCGGCGGGCCGCCGTGCCGCCCCCGACGCCCCGACCGGAAGCGGCGTACCCGGCGACGCTCCGCCGGCCCCGCGACGCGCGGCCCGCGAGGCCGCCGACGAGGCCCGGCCGCAGCGGCCCGAGCGGCCCGCGGACTGGCTCCGACAGGCCGGCCGCACCTCGCACAGCGATCCCGCCATGCCGGCCGTCCGCCGCCCCGGCGGCCCCGCCGACGATCCGGCCGCCGCACGGCACGGTGGACCGGCCGGCCCGGACCGTGGCGCGGCCGGCCCGGACCGTGGCGCGGCCGGCCGGGCCGGCGCGGCCGTGCCGCCGCTGAAGCCCGACCAGGCCGCTCCCGCCCGCGGCGCGGCCCGTCCCGGCGGCCCGGCCGGTCCCGGCGACGGCGACCGCACCGGCGGGCTGCCGCCCGTCGGCCCCCGGCCCGGGGGACGCCCGCCCGCCGACGACCCGGCCCGCACCGGTGGTTTCCCCGCCGGCGGTGACCCCGCCCGCACCGGTGGTTTCCCCGTCGGCGGTGACCCGGCGCGCACCGGTGGCCTGCCGACGGGCGATCGTTCCGGCCGGCGTGGTCCGGCCGGTGCCGGTGGTTTCGCCGCCGGCGACCCGGCCCGGACCGGCGGGTTCCCGACCGGCAGTGAGCCGGAGCGCGCCGGTCCCGACGCCGGCCGTCGCCCCGCCGCGCCGGGACGCACCGGAGCGGGTCCAGCCGGCGGCGACGCCCGTGGTACAGCCCGTGGCGCGGCCCGCCCGGACGGCGGAGCGCCGACCGGCGACCTCCACCCGGCCGGGGAGCCCCGCGCCGCGGCCGCTGCGGCGCCGGTGGCCCGGGCTGCCGCCGGGGTGGCCCGCCCCACGGGCCCGGATGAGCGCCCGGCCGGCCGGGCGAACGCGCCGGCGCCCACGCGGCCCGGCCCCGGTGGCCAGGGCGCGGTGCCGCCGGGACCCGGTGCGCCGGCGGTGGCGCGGGCCGCGGCGGTCGTACCCCCGGGGGAGCCGGCCGTGGCGCGGGCGGCCGCCGTCGTACCGCCGGGGGAACCGGCGGGGGCGCGGCCGGGACCGGGTGACGGCGCCGGACCAGCACTGCGCCGGGCCGAGGCCGGTCCGGGGGAGACCGACGACGCGGTGGGCGGCCTGCGGGGCGCCCGCTCCGAGCTACGCCGGCAGATGCGCGAGCGGCGGCGGCTGCGGATGGGCATCCTCGCCCTGGTCAGCGTGCTGCTGCTCGGCGCCGTGCCGCTCTACTTCGGGCTGCGCACGCTGAGCCACGACCCGGTCTTCGACACCCTCGACGCGCTGAGCGTGCCGGGCTGGGCGGCGACGAAGACCGTCGACAACGTCAGCGGGAGCCGATGGTGCTTCCAGGACTGCCGGCTGCGGGAACGCACCGTCGAGTCGCAGAAGGCCTGGAAGGAGACCGCGCAGGCCTACGAGGCGGCCCTGTCCGAGGACGGCTGGCGGCGCTGGAAGGTGGACCGCTGCCCGGAGCAGCAGGTCAAGGGCAGCTACACCTGCTGGCGGCGGGACGAGCTCACCCTCGACCTCTGGGTACGCGAGCCCACCTGCGTGCCGCCGGCGGTGGAGGGTGTGGCCCCGCCGTCTCCCGCGCCCAAGCCCGCAGCGGGGGAGTGCGCCGGCTCGTTGGTGTCGGTGAAGGTGCGCAATGCGATCGACGACGAGCGGACCGGCCCGCAGCCGACCACCGATCCGTCACTCACCGGTGAGGATCCGTACCCGACCCTCACCGACGACCCGCTCGGTGAACCGACACCGTCACCGTCCTGAGCCGGTTTCCATCACGGACGGTAGGGTCTGGGGCTGGCGGGCCCGCCCGCGCCCGCTGACCGGTCCCGGGTCGGCGGGCGGCGGACCGGGTAGGTACGGTCGCGCGTCCCGGGGCGTCGGGCCCCGGGACCCTGCTTGAGGAGGACATGCGCGTGAGTGGCGGAGAAATCGCTTGGCTGATCCTGGCCGGCGCGTTCCTGATGCTGGTGCTCGTGCTGGCGGTGCCGATCCTGCGGCTGCGGCACACCGTCGACGCGACGACCCGCATGATCACCGAGCTGAACGACCGCACCACCCCCCTGCTCACCGACGTCAACACCACGGTGAAGAACGTCAACGTCGCGCTGGAGCAGGTGCAGACCTCCCTCGACGGGGTCAACCTGCAACTCGCCAAGGTGGACACCATGACCACCCACGCGCAGAACGTCACCGCCAACGTGGCGAACCTGGCCGCCGTGGTCTCCGCCGCCGCCGCCAACCCGCTGGTCAAGGTGGCCGCGTTCGGTTACGGCGTGCGCAAGGCCGCCGCCGCCCGCCGGCACGCGGAGGACGAGCGCGAGGCCCGCGACATCATCAAGCAGCAGCGCCGCGCGGCCAAGCGCGCCAACCGCTGACCTGGCCGGCTTACCGCGGGAGGATGAGAGCATGAGGCGGTTGTTCTGGCTGGGCATCGGCCTGGCCGTGGGCGTGCTGGTGGTCCGCAAGGCCACCAAGACCGCGCAGGCGTACACGCCGGCGGGCATCGCCAGCGGGCTGTCCGAGTCGGCCGGCGGTCTCGTCGAGTCGGTCCGCAGCTTCGTGGACGACGTCCGGGCCGGCATGGCCGAGCGCGAGCAGGAGATCCACGAGGCCTTCGCCCGCGGCGAGGCGTACGACGACCAGTTCGCCGAGCTGCGGGAGGACCCGCGGTTCGGTGACCGAGAGATTTTCCCGGAGGAGCACCAGCGATGAAGACGGCGGAGATCAAGCGGCGGTACCTCGCCCACTTCGAGGCCAACGGCCACACGGTGGTGCCGTCCGCTCCGCTGCCCGCCATCAGCGACCCGAACCTGCTGTTCGTCAACGCCGGCATGGTGCAGTTCGTGCCCTACTTCCTGGGCCAGCAGACCCCGCCGTACCGGCGCGCGGTCAGCGTGCAGAAGTGCATCCGGACGCCGGACATCGACGAGGTCGGCAAGACCAGCCGGCACGGCACGTTCTTCCAGATGAACGGCAACTTCTCCTTCGGCGACTACTTCAAGGACGGCGCCATCCCGCTGGCCTGGGACCTGGTCACCAAGCCGGTCGAGGCGGGCGGATTCGGGCTGGACCCGGAGCGGATCTGGCCGACGGTCTACCTGGACGACGACGAGGCGTTCCAGATCTGGCGGTCGGTGGGCGTCCCCGCCGAGCGGATCGTCCGCCGGGGCAAGGCCGACAACTTCTGGTCGATGGGCATCCCGGGCCCGTGCGGCCCCTGCTCCGAGCTGTTCTACGACCGCGGCCCCGAGTACGGCCGCGAGGGCGGCCCGGCGGTCGACGAGGACCGCTACATGGAGTTCTGGAACCTCGTCTTCATGCAGTTCGAGCGGGGTCCGGGCACCGGCAAGGAGGACTACCCGATCCTCGGTGAGCTGCCGGCGAAGAACATCGACACGGGCATGGGCCTGGAGCGGATGGCCTCCATCCTCCAGGGCGTCGACAACCTCTACGAGATCGACGAGGTCCGGCCGATCCTGGCCCGGGCCGCCGAACTCACCGGCAAGCGCTACGGCGCGCACTCCGGCCACGTGGCCAGCGAGTCGCACCCGGACGACGTGCGGCTGCGGGTGATCGCCGACCACGTGCGCACCGCGCTCATGCTCATCGGCGACGGGGTGACCCCGTCGAACGAGGGCCGCGGCTACGTGCTGCGCCGGATCATGCGCCGGGCCATCCGGGCGGTCCGCCTGCTCGGCTACCAGGACCGGGCGCTGCCGGAGCTGCTGCCGGTGGCGCGGGACTGCATGGCGCCGTCGTACCCGGAGCTGGCCGAGGACTTCGGCCGGATCTCCCAGTACGCGTACGCGGAGGAGGACGCCTTCCTCGCCACCCTGCGGGCGGGCACCACGATCCTGGACACCGCCATCGCGGAGACCAAGTCGGCCGGGCAGGCGTCGATCTCCGGCGACAAGGCGTTCCAGCTGCACGACACGTACGGCTTCCCGATCGACCTGACCCTGGAGATCGCGGCCGAGCAGGGCCTCCAGGTCGACGCGGAGGGCTTCCGCCGGCTGATGGCCGACCAGCGCAGCCGGGCCAAGGCCGACGCCCAGGCGCGCAAGACCGGGCACACCGACGTGTCGGCGTACCGGTCGGTGCTCGACGGCGGCGGGGCGGTGGAGTTCACCGGCTACACCGAGCTGACCCGGGAGTCCCGGGTGCGCGCGCTGCTGGCCGGCGGCGCGCAGGTGGCCGCGGCGGTCGAGGGCGACACCGTCGAGCTGGTGCTCGACACCACCCCGTTCTACGCCGAGGGCGGCGGCCAGCAGCCCGACCAGGGCCTCATCACGGTGGGCGGCGGCCAGCTGGAGGTCTTCGACGTGCAGCAGCCGGTGCCGGGTCTGATCGTGCACCGGGCCAAGGTGCTGCGCGGCGAGGTGCGCGCCGGGGAGACCGGCTACGCCGAGATCGACGTGTCCCGCCGGCGGGCCATCTCCCGCTCGCACACGGCCACCCACCTGGTGCACCAGACCATGCGCAACTTCCTCGGCGAGTCGGCCACGCAGGCGGGTTCGCTGAACGCGCCGGGCCGGCTGCGGTTCGACTTCAACACCCCGACCGGGGTGGCGCCGAGCGTGCTGCACGACGTGGAACAGCAGGTCAACGAGGTGCTGCTCGCGGACCTGGAGGTGCACGCCTTCATCACCACGCAGGAGGAGGCGCGCCGGATCGGCGCCATGGCCCTGTTCGGCGAGAAGTACGGCGAGCGGGTCCGGGTCGTCGAGGTCGGCGACTACGCCCGCGAGCTGTGCGGCGGCACGCACGTGGCCCGCTCGGCCCAGCTCGGCCTCGTCAAGATCCTCTCCGAGGCGTCGGTCGGCTCCGGCGTGCGCCGCATCGAGGCGCTGGTGGGCATGGACGCCTTCGGCTTCCTGGCCCGTGAGCACCTGCTGGTCTCCCGGCTCGCCGAGCTGTTCCGGGTCCCCGGCGACCAGGTCGCCGACCGGGTGGAGCAGACCGTCACCCAGCTCCGCGACGCCGAGAAGGAGCTGGAGAAGCTCCGCGCCCAGCTCGTGCTCGGCGGGGCCGCGGCCCTGGCGGCGCAGGCGAAGGACGTGCGCGGTGTCGCGTACGTCGGCACCGAGGCGCCCGAGGGCGCGGCCGGCAACGACGTGCGGACCCTGGCGCAGGAGATCCGGGGCCGGATCGATCCGGCCCGCCCGGCCGTGGTGGCGGTGGCCGCCCGCGCCAACGGCAAGGCGTCCCTCGTGGTGGCCGTGAACCAGGCCGCCCGGGGTCGGGGCCTCACCGCGAAGGACCTGGTGAAGGCGGCCTTCTCCGGCCGCGGCGGCGGCAGCGACGACCTCGCGCAGGGCGGTGGCCTGCCCGCCGCGGAGGCGCCGAACCTGCTGGCCACCGTGGAGAAGGCGATCGCCGACGCCTGATGTGCGCACCGATGGAAGCCAGGGCGGACCACTCGGTCCGCCCTGGCCCGTACCGGGGGAAAGGTGTCCGGTAGATGGCTGAAGTGTCCCGTGGTGTCCGGCTCGGCGTCGATGTGGGCCAGGTCCGGGTCGGGGTGGCCCGCTCCGACCCGCACGGCATCCTGGCCACCCCGCTGGTCACCCTGGCCCGCGACCTGACGGCCGCGCCGGACGCGGTCCCCGCTGACATGGCCGAGCTGGTCCGGCTGGCCGCGGAGCACGAGGCGGTCGAGATCGTGGTGGGACTGCCGGTCAACCTCGCCGGGAAGCATGGCCCCGCGGCGACGAACGTCTCGGCGTACGCTGCCCGGTTGGCCGATGTAATGGGGACGATTCCGGTGACGCTGACGGACGAGAGGATGTCGACCGTGGTGGCGAGTCGTAGGCTGGCCGAACGGGGCGTCCGGGGTAAGCGCCAACGGGCGGTGGTCGACCAGGCCGCCGCGGTGGAGATTCTGCAGAGCTGGCTGGACGCGCAGCGGAGGCGGACGCAATGATCGACGATCTTGATCTGGGCTTCGACGAGGCGGAGAGGGGGGAGAAGGGCCGGCACCGGCGCGGCGCCGTGCGCAAGCGCAACGGCAAGTCGGGTGGCGGCCACGGCAAGACCATCTTCGCCCTGTTGATGGCGCTCGTGCTGCTCGGCGGCATCGGCGGCGGTGCCTACGTCGGCTTCGACCGGATCCGCAACCACTTCGTCACCCCCGACTACGACGGCCCCGGCTCGGGCGAGGCACTGGTCGAGGTGAAGGCCGGCGACACCCTCACCGACATCGGGAACACCCTCTACGACGCCGGTGTGGTGAAGAGCACGAAGGCGTTCATCGAGGCCGCCGACGCGAACTCGCGCAGCAAGAACATCCAGGTCGGCCGCTACAAGGTCCGCAAGCAGATGAAGGCCGCGGACGTGATCACGCTGATGCTCGACCCGAAGAGCCGGGTGATCAACGGGGTGACCATCCCCGAGGGCACGATCAGCCTGAACATCTACCAGATCCTCTCGAAGCAGACGAAGATCCCGGTCAAGGACTTCCAGGACGCCGCGAAGGACCCGGTCAAGCTGGGTGTGCCCGCCTTCTGGTTCAACCGGGAGGACGGCAAGAAGGGCCCGAAGAGCATCGAGGGCTTCCTCTACCCGTCGACCTACGAGATCCCGCCGAAGGCCACGGCCGAGCAGATCCTGTCGATGATGGTGGACGAGTTCCTCCGCGTCACACAGGAGCTCGACTTCGTCGACCGGGCGCAGAAGGAACGGAAGATCTCCCCGTACGAGGCGCTGATCACCGCCTCCATCGCCGAGGCCGAGTCGGTCAACGCGGTGGACCTGCCGAAGGTGTCCCGGGTGATCTACAACCGGGTCTACGCCGGCAAGATCGGCTGCAAGTGCCTCGGCATCGACAGCGGCATCAACTACTACTTCCGTCTCCAGGGCAAGGATCCGAAGGACTCCGACGACCTGCTGCAGAGCGAGATCAACGACCTGAAGAACCCGTACAACACGCACAACGTGGCGGGCCTGCCGATCACCCCGATCAGCAACCCGGGCCAGGCCGCGCTCAAGGGCGCCCTGGAGCCGCCGGCCGGCGACTGGATCTTCTTCATGACGGTCGACAAGAAGGGCACCATGGGCTACGGCTCGAATGACGCCGACTTCCGCAAGCTGCAGAAGCAGATGTGCGACAACAAGGTGCTCACCGGGGAGAACTGCACCTGATGAAGGCCGCCGTCGTCGGCCGGCCGATCGCCCACTCGCTCTCCCCGGTGATCCACAACGCCGGGTACGCGGCGGCCGGGCTGACCGGGTGGTCGTACACCCGGATCGAGTGCGGGGCCGACGAGCTGGCCGGCCTGGTCGCGGGCCTGGGCCCGGAGTGGGCCGGCCTGTCGGTGACCATGCCGGGCAAGGAGGCGGCGCTCGCGCTGGCCGACGAGGCCTCGCCGGTCGCCGCCGCGGTCGGCGCCGCCAACACGCTGGTACGCCGGCCGGACGGCACCTGGTACGCCGACAACACCGACGTCGGCGGCATGGTCGACGTGCTCACCGCCGCCGGGTGCGTCTCCGGCGCCACGGTCACCGTGCTCGGCGCGGGCGGCACCGCCCGGGCGGCCGTCGCGGCGGCGGCCCGGATCGGCGCCGCCGAGGTGACCGTGGTGGCCCGCCGCCCGGAGGCGGTGCGGGAGCTGGGCCCGACGGCCGCGGCGCTCGGGGTTCCGCTGGCCGGCGCGCCCTGGGACGGCGCTCCGGCGCACGCCCGGGCCGACCTCGTGGTCTCCACGGTGCCGAAGGGCGTGGCCGACCCCCTCGCGGACAACTTCGACTGGCGGCCCGGGACGGTCTTCTTCGACGTGGTCTACGACCCGTGGCCCACCCCGCTCGCCGCGGCGGCGCTGGCCGCCGGCTGCCGGGTGGTCTCCGGGCTGGACCTGCTGCTGGCCCAGGCGGTGGGCCAGTTCGAGCAGTTCACCGGTGTGTCCGCCCCCCGGGAGGCGATGCGCGCCGCGCTGGCGTCCGCAGGGCGGGACGCGGCGGGCAGTGCGAGGTCTCGCACACCGGGCGTGACAGACTGACCGCTGTGTTGCGCTGGCTGACTGCAGGTGAATCGCACGGACCCGCCCTCGTCGCGCTGCTGGAGGGGGTGCCCGCCGGCATCGAGGTGACCACCGCCGAGATCTCCGGCGAGCTGGCCCGGCGCCGGCTCGGCTACGGCCGCGGCGCCCGGATGTCCTTCGAGCAGGACGAGATCGAGATCATCGGCGGGCTCCGGCACGGTGTGACCATCGGCAGCCCGGTGGCCATCCGGGTGGGCAACTCGGAGTGGCCGAAGTGGCGCACCGTGATGGCCGCCGACCCGGTCGACGCGGAGGAGCTGGCCGGGCAGGCCCGTAACGCCCCGCTCACCCGCCCCCGCCCCGGGCACGCCGACCTGGCGGGCATGCAGAAGTACGGCCACACCGACGCCCGGCCGATCCTGGAGCGGGCCAGCGCCCGGGAGACCGCCGCCCGGGTCGCCGTGGGCGCCGTCGCCAAGGCCCTGGTCCGGCAGGCGCTCGGCGTCGAGATCGTCTCCCACGTGGTGGAGCTGGGCCCGATCGGCGTGAAGCCCGGCCTGCGGCCGACCCCGGAGGACGCCGCCCGGATCGACGCCGACCCGCTGCGCTGCCTCGACCCCGAGGCCAGCGCCCGGATGGTCGCCGAGGTCGACGCCGCCAAGAAGGCCGCCGACACGCTCGGCGGTGTGGTCGAGGTGCTGGCGTACGGGGTGCCGCCGGGCCTGGGCAGCCACGTG is from Micromonospora terminaliae and encodes:
- a CDS encoding DUF948 domain-containing protein; its protein translation is MSGGEIAWLILAGAFLMLVLVLAVPILRLRHTVDATTRMITELNDRTTPLLTDVNTTVKNVNVALEQVQTSLDGVNLQLAKVDTMTTHAQNVTANVANLAAVVSAAAANPLVKVAAFGYGVRKAAAARRHAEDEREARDIIKQQRRAAKRANR
- the aroC gene encoding chorismate synthase, with amino-acid sequence MLRWLTAGESHGPALVALLEGVPAGIEVTTAEISGELARRRLGYGRGARMSFEQDEIEIIGGLRHGVTIGSPVAIRVGNSEWPKWRTVMAADPVDAEELAGQARNAPLTRPRPGHADLAGMQKYGHTDARPILERASARETAARVAVGAVAKALVRQALGVEIVSHVVELGPIGVKPGLRPTPEDAARIDADPLRCLDPEASARMVAEVDAAKKAADTLGGVVEVLAYGVPPGLGSHVQWDRKLDARLATALMSIQAIKGVEIGDGWQQARSRGSEAHDEILPTATGVRRVTDRAGGLEGGITTGEPLRVKAAMKPISSLNRALSTVDVLTGEPATAINQRSDVCAVPAAAVVAEAMVALVLAEATVEKFGGDSVAEMRRNLTGYLDALVIR
- the ruvX gene encoding Holliday junction resolvase RuvX encodes the protein MAEVSRGVRLGVDVGQVRVGVARSDPHGILATPLVTLARDLTAAPDAVPADMAELVRLAAEHEAVEIVVGLPVNLAGKHGPAATNVSAYAARLADVMGTIPVTLTDERMSTVVASRRLAERGVRGKRQRAVVDQAAAVEILQSWLDAQRRRTQ
- a CDS encoding shikimate dehydrogenase, whose product is MKAAVVGRPIAHSLSPVIHNAGYAAAGLTGWSYTRIECGADELAGLVAGLGPEWAGLSVTMPGKEAALALADEASPVAAAVGAANTLVRRPDGTWYADNTDVGGMVDVLTAAGCVSGATVTVLGAGGTARAAVAAAARIGAAEVTVVARRPEAVRELGPTAAALGVPLAGAPWDGAPAHARADLVVSTVPKGVADPLADNFDWRPGTVFFDVVYDPWPTPLAAAALAAGCRVVSGLDLLLAQAVGQFEQFTGVSAPREAMRAALASAGRDAAGSARSRTPGVTD
- the mltG gene encoding endolytic transglycosylase MltG; translation: MIDDLDLGFDEAERGEKGRHRRGAVRKRNGKSGGGHGKTIFALLMALVLLGGIGGGAYVGFDRIRNHFVTPDYDGPGSGEALVEVKAGDTLTDIGNTLYDAGVVKSTKAFIEAADANSRSKNIQVGRYKVRKQMKAADVITLMLDPKSRVINGVTIPEGTISLNIYQILSKQTKIPVKDFQDAAKDPVKLGVPAFWFNREDGKKGPKSIEGFLYPSTYEIPPKATAEQILSMMVDEFLRVTQELDFVDRAQKERKISPYEALITASIAEAESVNAVDLPKVSRVIYNRVYAGKIGCKCLGIDSGINYYFRLQGKDPKDSDDLLQSEINDLKNPYNTHNVAGLPITPISNPGQAALKGALEPPAGDWIFFMTVDKKGTMGYGSNDADFRKLQKQMCDNKVLTGENCT
- the alaS gene encoding alanine--tRNA ligase; its protein translation is MKTAEIKRRYLAHFEANGHTVVPSAPLPAISDPNLLFVNAGMVQFVPYFLGQQTPPYRRAVSVQKCIRTPDIDEVGKTSRHGTFFQMNGNFSFGDYFKDGAIPLAWDLVTKPVEAGGFGLDPERIWPTVYLDDDEAFQIWRSVGVPAERIVRRGKADNFWSMGIPGPCGPCSELFYDRGPEYGREGGPAVDEDRYMEFWNLVFMQFERGPGTGKEDYPILGELPAKNIDTGMGLERMASILQGVDNLYEIDEVRPILARAAELTGKRYGAHSGHVASESHPDDVRLRVIADHVRTALMLIGDGVTPSNEGRGYVLRRIMRRAIRAVRLLGYQDRALPELLPVARDCMAPSYPELAEDFGRISQYAYAEEDAFLATLRAGTTILDTAIAETKSAGQASISGDKAFQLHDTYGFPIDLTLEIAAEQGLQVDAEGFRRLMADQRSRAKADAQARKTGHTDVSAYRSVLDGGGAVEFTGYTELTRESRVRALLAGGAQVAAAVEGDTVELVLDTTPFYAEGGGQQPDQGLITVGGGQLEVFDVQQPVPGLIVHRAKVLRGEVRAGETGYAEIDVSRRRAISRSHTATHLVHQTMRNFLGESATQAGSLNAPGRLRFDFNTPTGVAPSVLHDVEQQVNEVLLADLEVHAFITTQEEARRIGAMALFGEKYGERVRVVEVGDYARELCGGTHVARSAQLGLVKILSEASVGSGVRRIEALVGMDAFGFLAREHLLVSRLAELFRVPGDQVADRVEQTVTQLRDAEKELEKLRAQLVLGGAAALAAQAKDVRGVAYVGTEAPEGAAGNDVRTLAQEIRGRIDPARPAVVAVAARANGKASLVVAVNQAARGRGLTAKDLVKAAFSGRGGGSDDLAQGGGLPAAEAPNLLATVEKAIADA